CAATCTCCGAACCCATGCCAGAAGGATCATATGCTGCTCAAAGTTCATCTGATGATGGCAGACACTCCTGGGGGTTGGCATAGAAGTAATCTTCCTCCTTTGGTCGGTCTGGAATCATCACCCTTTTAGTTGGCCTTCCCATGCGATCAGCATGAGCTTCCCTTACAGCAAACGAGAACTCATCCCAACTCAATGTTCCATTAGTGTATTGGTCTATCAAATCAACAACGAGTCTTCTATCCAATAAAAATGTTTTCTTGAACCCAAGAAATCTGAAAAGAATTTATagacatcatatatacaatttccagataaaaaaaaaaaaacttaatcaactcaaaaaaataataacacacacacatacataagaGACAAATTTTAGAAACCGAAGTTGTCCCAAAAATCTAAACAATTGAAAAGGATTATGAAGCTACTATAACCGTTGAAATTGGAAATCCAAAATCATTGTTCCGACAGGTTTGAATGCAATCAGCATTAAGTCCATGATAGTGAACAAATTATACCATATCATTTTGAAACAGATGAATGCTGCTTAACAGATCAGTACCTGCGATGTCCTTCAACAACTTTAGCCATGTTTCCATCATAAGTTGGAACAAAAATATCACTTTCCAGTGCAACAGATAATCCAACACTGCCATCTAGGATGAATGATTCTGGAAAAAAATTAAGGTCTGAGGGTTGCAACAGTCTCCTTTCTAACCTGTTTCAATACGCAAAAAAGCAAGCTGTCAAGCCAGCAAGAaggaaaactaaaaaccaaattaGAGTGAGGCGCTGAGCGGGGCATGTGGGTAGTGGGCCGTGTGGACATTTGGGCAGTGGGCTTACTGGGCTGGCTGGGTTAAAGGGTTTGGGCTGTAGCTTGTTGGGCTTTCCTGGGTTAATTTTGTAAGCGGGTTGGTGGATATCCGCCGGATAAACCCGACCCGACCCGCTAagggggcggatatgaaaataaaaaaccatattcgactcgtttagcAAACGGATAATTATAAGTCGGTTAAAACGGGTTGGATGCGGTTCGGATtaatggatttttatccattttgccaggtctaAGTGGGTGAGTTCTAGGCAATTTCTTTTGTGGGGTTTGGGGGGAAGAACGAGGAAATTGCATCATGGAATTGTGCTATATTTGCAGTGTTGTGGGGCTTGTGGAAGGAACATAATGCGCATATATTTGCAGGGAACAAGTTACCATATTGATTGGTGtgggaaaatattatttttatggcTGCTTCATGGTTTATGGGCTATGAAAATTTCAAGGGAATGTGTGTTTCAGAAGTTcagcatgattggaagtctcttCTTAGGGCATCTTGAATTTTTTGTCATGGTTTATTTTTGGTTTTCCTGAGGATTATCAGACTTTGTTAAGTAGATGTCCTCTCTCCTGCTTGTAAATTCTATCTTTATCTAAAATACCTGCTTCTCGTACATCActccctcatttttttttttttcaaaattaattgaaaattttgtctCAAAACTCCTTATTTGCACGCGCTTTCTTGGTGTACACTGCTATTCTTTCTTTTTGTGGCAAAATTTACCCTATCTTGtgttttttctcaatttcttcaaAGAGAGGAAAAGCCTTCTCTTCAAACCCTTAAGAAGCTCCACTGACTCTGCTTGCCAGTTTAACTTTCTGGAGTAACCAATTTGAGAACTGATAGCCAAAAGCTCGTCATGACTGTCCATGCTTTTGCAACTCCTCTTGGCTGGATGATGAATGTTGATGGAGTTATAATCCAAAACCTTCTGGTCAAGACCTGGGATAATGGTGAGCTTAGAAGGAGAGGGGAAAGATTGAATCAAGTTGTCATCAAGGGTCTCTAATGCCTTCCATGTTTGCTCAAAGCAGTTGTTTCTGTAGCCTTGGGTGTCGTCCTTTTTTTGGTCAATTGGAAAGGGAGTTCCTCCCACATTGTTGCTGCGTCTTATTTCTTTGCTTATGTTTAACATTTGTCCAACCATGGGCTCCCCTATCTTCATGTGTGGAGGAGTCAAAACAGTATCACTCTTCAGACAAACCATATAGTCTTCTGTGGAGAAAAGGAAGAAGGCATGGTAGGCTCACTTTACAAAGAGCACTAGGTTGTCTTAAGTATTTGGGCCATTGACCTTGGAGAAAATGATAAAGAGGGTTAATTACAGTGCATTCATATTTAGGACTCAGAGAGACTAGCTCTTAATTCGTCGAATCTTCATTATATAGCCCTTTCTTAAACATGCATCCAAATGCGTGCATGATGCCCCTTTGTGGAGCTTCAATGTTGTGCTATGGGTCAAAAGCCTTGTCAGAAATTGCAGAAATTTCGAGCACTGTTTGTTTGCAACTTCTCTGAAAATTACAGTCGAGCCCCTGAACTTGAAACCTAATTTTCACAGAGAAAATCACACCTCCTCCTTCGCTATCAAAATCAGACACCACCGAAACCCCCTCCCCCCTGCAATATTACCTCCATCTAGAAAGGGGTGTGGTCCCACGCGCCACCTGTAAGTACCCCAGATGACTACCCTTCAAAATCCACACTTTTTGAAGTTTGTTTTGACACACCACCACCATCACTAAGACCACCATCCCTTGATCTGCTACCACCTGGAAAACAATCGGCAGAGACACATCGCTGGCGGCACACAAGTCCTACGCACCAGTGACCTGCGAGTGGGAAATTTCTAGAGTGTTTTCCTGTATCTGCGTGAAACTGCTGCCAGATGCTATTAATTGGGTTTTTGCTTGATATTTTGAAGCAAAATCGGGGAAAATTCAAGTACTAGTGTAAATTGCATATTTGGAGGATAATTTCAGCACCAACACTGGATTCTGACTTCATTTGCTGTATTTTGTATGCTTTTATTTTCTGGAGACTTGAGAAATTGGGAAAACTTGAGATATTGCACTGCCAACACAAATTTCGGAGTTTTGAAGGTCTGCTAGGATCCAGATTGAGGCCCAGCTGCTGTGTTTTGAGATTTTTACTGTGACAAATTGGTTTTTCCCTGTGAGATTTTGATGTTGATTTGGAGAAACTTATCTTCAATTGTTTAGTGCATATTTTTGGAGGATAAATTCGATGTGCCAGCATCCTTTCCCGAGTTTACAAGTGGAGTTTTCTTGGAGAAGCTGCGAGAAATTGAAGTGAAATATTTGAAGATCTTGAAACTAAATAGTCAGAGCAAGGACCTTTCAGCAGAACTTACACTGCTTAGACTTCATTAGAAATTGATTTAATGTTGCTTATTGATTTGGTACTTGTATGAATTTGCATTGGTCCATATTTACTCTCCAGTTAAATCATAATAAAAATGAGTTGGTTCTATATCTGGTTCCTACCTAGTTGGCAATTCTCAGCAATTACTAGACCAACTTTGCAGTCTTAGGTAACTTTCTTCTAGTGTCATCGATTAGGAAAAAAAGGGTAGCTCAGTGCACAAAGCTATGGCATATGTGGGATCTGGGAACGGTCAGACCACCAtaggtctatagtatgcagcgttaccttgcatttttgcaagaggctgtttccagtTCACACAGCAACAGCTTTATCATTGCACCTAAGCTTTCCTTCTTCTAGTGTCATTGATTATTACCTTAGAGACCCCATTTATCAATGTCCTCTTAATGAGCAACCTAGAATGGTAATTTTGTTCAAGAAAGGGTTGAGGGATGAAATCAAAAGTATGTAAATGTCAGAAAATAGCCGACTACTGTATCAGAGGCTTAACATATGGCTTTGGAAGTTGTGAGATTTCTCCAGCCACCAACCTGTAACACCACTTGCTATTGTAAAGGATGTAATCAATCTAGATCAGTTTCTCCATGCTCACAAGGTATTTCTAGATCCTCCCAAGATGTTCAAGAGAAAACTCAACTTGTTGAGGATATCAAAAGTGCCCATCCAAATTGTTGCTTAATTGAATGTCATAACTACATAAAAGATTTGCATATACCTAGTGCCCAATTTTTGATTCTTATGTGGACATGAGTTATGAATCTTCTCCAAATGAGGTTGTAGATCTATCTTTAGTGACACCTAAGAACGGTTGGAGCCTCTAGGCCAGAGATGGAGCTTGACTTGTCACCAAACTTGGTTGTTGAGACCTGCAATGGAAAGCAAGATGAGTGGCCAACTACTAGGACATATATGTTTGTCAAAGACCTTGCTCTTGAACCTCAATTTTCCATTTCTGACCCAAGGAGCGAGGAACAATCGGCTGTCataaattttgttgaaaattcttCAATCATGGAACCTATTGTTGAAAATCTTCTTGAGATTATTTCTCCTTAATCCTGTAAACTTGTGCCTCCATCCCTTTCATCTTCTCCCTCTACATTTTCCTCAACCAAATCTAGTGGAACATTGCTCATCATCTTAGAAAATGGATCCAGTTTATATTTGGTTGAATTACCAATAGattgatttcttgtttggagGACTTGCTATTTTATCAGAGGACATTGCAGCCTTCAATGCTACTTGCAGTTGTAGGATCTTCTACATGTTCTTCAATGGTGATTGAATGATGAAATGCAGATCGTGCCTCCTCTTGATTTGCCTACATGTTTATGACTTTGTTCCCACACATGGAGCTAAAGCTACTATGCCATTACAAAGCTCGAGGTCCAGTTTTCTCTAACAAGGGGAGTTTGATGGAGAATTACCAATGGAGAATTTTAGATGTTCATATTTTATCTAgggttttttattttagtttgagAAAACTCttgttattttagaagtttagtcaatttaggtttattttgtgtatttaacTACTTTGGGattattttgtaatttgtttTATTGGGTCTTCTATGTAAATATGTGTTTTTTGTTAGTAGAGGGTGTTAGTGTTGGATGTTTAAGTTAATGTACAGTTATTGCTTTGAATCAGGTTGCTGCAGTttcctctctctgtctctctctccggCAGGCTTCTGGTTCTatcttcctcctcctcctgctgctgctgctgctgctgctgattCTTCTTCTTCATATTCTCTTAGTTTTTTTCCCCCCTCTATATCTAAATTCTCTTATTTGCCCTACATCACcttttgagattgagaaaaaccTTATTGGGGTTCCATTAATCAGGAGAAAGGACCTGATTGAAGAGACACAGAATCTGATCCACTGTCTTCACCTTTCTCCAAAGTCCATCCTACCCATCATATAGTCCAAAAAAACCCAGAAACGTGTGCAAGCCTTCTCAGCATccaattacaaattaaattagGTTTTGCACACCCAACTCTTCTATCCCAGCTTCCTCTAGGGAAAAACTTAAATGAAGGGAGGAAGTTCAACTTGGTCAAATGGGAATTGATGTTCTCAATGGAGGGGAGCATCAgggatctgcagccatgggagagattagaagaaattgaagagatgAAGGAAGGGGAAGAGACGAGAGAGATACGAGGGGGTGACACATTCactccaattcaaattcaacaagtGCCTagaacatggctttcacacactatttataataAAGCATCTTCACACATACCCTTAGAATACACAAGTAGCACAAACAATCCCTCAAATACACAATACTATATTAATTAaatcaaacacataataaactactaactaaacccaacaatttCTTGACccaattatttataattattctcgaacaaggatcttcccaaggtcttgcttcttgtcctacattgAATCCCCACCCCCCCAGTTATAAAAAATTCAGCCTAGGATTTTGAAATGGTGTAGGATCAAAAGTAACAAACTTGGACTTTTCAAAAGCTAGCGCTTGAGTGATACAAGAAAACACAATCATTTGATAGCATCATAGATTTGAATTGAGAATTATGCATCAATGAACTCATTGGGGATGACAAACTCTACAATAGAGATGTTTtaaagactttggatgtcttcaaacacattcattttcttctttgtaGTGTCTTCAACTTGAGTAACTCTAACAGATTCCTTGTCTTGTTTGGTTGATAGTGCAGGCTTCAAGATGATCTTCTTACCATTATAGTGGAACACATGTGTTTTTATGTCCTTGAGACTTGAGTCACACCCATGTCATCCAATCAAGGAGAACCAAGGCGTACATGTTCAATCGTTTGAGGTATTATACCGCACGTaacattatcaaaatagtcaCCCTTTTGGACAGGAACCAAACATCTTGCATATAAGTGACCCCATTTGTAGAAACTAGATTTATAGGGAATcctccatcaatgatgattttcctCCACATTTGAGAAAGGTGTGGAAAAGCTTAAAATTGTGCCCAAGGTATGAAATGGCATTCCTTTGTCCAATAATTTGTCACAATGTTGCTGGATTTGTAAGTATATCCACTGCAACTATGTATCATCAAAAGTCCGTAACATGATTTAGCCACAATTCTCATTCTATACATGTAAAACCACAAGGTCATTCTTAGTTTTAAAGAACTATCTTCTAGTTAGCTTTAATCTTGGGTATCATgtagaaatgaaacaaattcagttACAAATCTCACAAATTGCAGCTCTAAAACCTGATTTTTTGATGCTGGCAACGACAATTTCTTGCTTTTTGTCATTCTTAGTCTATTAATGAACTTCTTTGTTAAAAAAATTCTTGTTTTTTATAGCAAGTTATCATGCTTGCTTGGAATATATTGCGTTGACAATCAAAATATCTTGTTGCAAGTCAAAATATCATAGAGAAAACCCAAAATTTCGTGGTTGCAGCAATTTTGTGGAAGTTTGGCAAATACAAAAGGAGTTTAGTAACTCCCTTGCATTTGGTGGTGCATAGGGCTCGTGGGCCACTGGCCGGGCTCCTTCAATGATGGAATTTCTGGCAAGGGTAGATCAAGGGGTGGGGATTGCAATGATGGTAGCGGTGTGGaggaaaaatcaaaggaaacTATGATTTTTTGAAGGTCGACAGTTGGAGATGGTTTGGCTGGCGCATGGGGGCCCTCTAGTGGTTAGACGACAACAAAAGTTAGGGGAAGGGGTTTTGTGGGGTTCTAATTTTAATGGTGTGGGAGGTGTTGTGAGAATATTCTAGGAATGGGGTGTTTGAAATCTAGGGGACATGATTGGAATTTTTTGTGAAGtttagagaatatatatatatatatatatatatatatatatatatatatatatatatattttaatattgaaaCTTTAGAACAAATAACCATCAATTAGAATCAGAGAGTGAGATTGACGGAggagaaacaaagagagaagaagaacaagaaggaagaataaaagaGAAGGTAAGAGACTTGCATggagagagaagaagaggagaagaataGGAGAGAGATAGCAAAGGAATGCAAGGGAAAAGATTCATAAATAGAAtaggggaagaaatagaattagAGACAGAACAAAGTagaaaagaaggagaagagggaagaagaagagaggaggaagaagaagagaagaggaaaaGAGTGAGGGGAGAATGGGTGGAttttgttaaagcttgatgtacattgttggctcacaaccaaacaacttaagcttttaggtaaagtggtaacctaacatggtatcagatcTTGTCACCAGGAGGCTTTGATTCTTGTCTCCTTGcccatgtttattatgtgatatttaaaaaattattgtattcgcTTTAATGGGTGTTAGTTATCGCATGTTTATCTTTCGATGTGCAGTTGAGCTGCGCGGGCAAGGGAGTCTTAAAGctacaacctaatagcttaagcttttaggtatagtggtaatctaacaaattgaaatggaagaatgaaGATCGTGATTGGACTTCAAATGATGTAGGGGCAGCATCAAGCATCTGCAACCATGAGAGAGATTAGAAGAATTGAAGAGAGGAAGGGGAACAAGGGAGGGAAGAGATACACAGGGGAAACTTAtattcacttcaattcaaattcaacaacaaCAGCCTACAACATGACTTTCATACACCATTTACAAGAAAAACCTCTTCATATGAAATTAtacatatacccctaaaactacactACATtgcaaacatacccctagaatacacaagtattacaaacaagcccgtaaatacaaaaaatactatactaactaaacacataataaactactaactaaacccgACAATTCC
The sequence above is a segment of the Malania oleifera isolate guangnan ecotype guangnan chromosome 8, ASM2987363v1, whole genome shotgun sequence genome. Coding sequences within it:
- the LOC131163132 gene encoding rhamnogalacturonan I rhamnosyltransferase 1-like; translated protein: MAKVVEGHRRFLGFKKTFLLDRRLVVDLIDQYTNGTLSWDEFSFAVREAHADRMGRPTKRVMIPDRPKEEDYFYANPQECLPSSDEL